From a region of the Ascochyta rabiei chromosome 22, complete sequence genome:
- a CDS encoding Beta-ketoacyl-[acyl-carrier-protein] synthase II, translated as MATSFTCRTCSRALSKSSSSWLQSRNKTSLRRVQRNFSTTAPSLYHASRSLHADVRPETIKKPYPNVKSGVSGLAQKLREKAPLMTEPYVAYGATRDLIKECSKPGEYTIPQALQKGAEIPTIENGVHLGEGVGWWYETLGLKPTFANWTQITFIHMYMLQVRFRMLPQSHASVWIQHLTNHAFYAAEDRLVVWHKFNANSLRQKHLKDMFSQWRAVLLSYDEGLMKGDAMLAAAVWRNLLGAKEDVDFQKLAQIVGYMRRELKRLEKASDDEVANGLWKFKGDPGEEASLVKQSSRMMTENGKA; from the exons ATGGCGACCAGCTTCACCTGCAGAACATGCTCACGCGCGCTGTCCAAGTCAAGCTCCTCTTGGCTACAG TCGAGGAACAAGACAAGTCTTCGCCGAGTGCAACGAAACTTCTCTACCACCGCACCGAGTCTTTACCACGCATCGCGTAGCCTTCACGCGGATGTCAGGCCTGAGACGATCAAGAAACCATATCCCAATGTCAAGTCCGGTGTGTCTGGGCTTGCGCAGAAGTTGCGTGAGAAGGCACCGTTGATGACAGAGCCTTACGTAGCGTACGGCGCCACGAGGGATCTGATCAAAGAATGTTCGAAACCCGGCGAATACACGATCCCCCAAGCCCTTCAGAAAGGTGCCGAGATCCCCACGATCGAGAATGGTGTACACCTAGGAGAGGGTGTGGGATGGTGGTACGAGA CGCTCGGGCTCAAACCTACCTTTGCCAACTGGACGCAGATCACCTTCATCCACATGTACATGCTCCAGGTGCGATTTAGAATGCTGCCGCAATCGCACGCCAGCGTGTGGATCCAGCACCTGACTAACCACGCCTTCTACGCTGCCGAAGATCGACTTGTGGTGTGGCACAAGTTCAACGCCAACTCTCTCCGCCAGAAGCACCTCAAGGACATGTTCTCGCAATGGCGTGCGGTCCTTTTGTCGTACGATGAGGGTCTTATGAAGGGCGATGCCATGCTTGCAGCTGCTGTCTGGCGTAACCTGCTGGGCGCCAAGGAAGACGTGGACTTTCAGAAGTTGGCTCAGATTGTGGGCTACATGAGAAGGGAACTAAAGAGGCTGGAGAAGGCAAGTGACGATGAGGTCGCAAACGGACTGTGGAAGTTCAAGGGCGATCCTGGGGAGGAGGCCAGCCTTGTGAAGCAGTCGAGCAGAATGATGACGGAGAACGGGAAGGCTTAG
- a CDS encoding E2-like enzyme, with amino-acid sequence MAYNFVRSYIDTFRERTAAISHTSTFRETGQITPEEFVLAGDFLVFKFPSWQWADASSPAKRVSYLPEGKQFLVTRGVPCHRRLDDNFAGEAGQDETIVGDGFTAGEGGADDDGWLRTGGMAASQEARVRDVRTVDESGNLGAAEEEDEIPDMEDDEDDEEAIIRDPQAGSNTQAPLRTYTLYITYSAHYRTPRLYLSGYGSTSVPLKPQEMMEDIVGDYKDKTVTIEDFPFFEHALKTASVHPCKHASVMKVLLDRADAALKLRLAKLKAGKDVSKLDSGMEALVDDTRLLKLTEQAKNKSGEEAKDDWEVLEEQDDEVAIRVDQYLVVFLKFMASVTPGIEHDFTMGV; translated from the exons ATGGCGTACAACTTCGTGCGCTCGTACATCGACACATTCCGGGAGCGGACCGCCGCCATCAGCCACACCTCCACATTTCGCGAAACCGGGCAGATCACACCAGAGGAGTTCGTTCTTGCTGGAGACTTCTTAGTGTTCAAGTTCCCTTCGTGGCAGTGGGCAGATGCCTCATCACCAGCGAAACGCGTATCGTATCTGCCTGAAGGCAAGCAGTTCCTAGTCACCCGAGGCGTACCTTGCCACCGCCGTCTCGATGACAACTTTGCCGGAGAAGCTGGGCAGGATGAGACGATTGTAGGTGATGGGTTTACCGCTGGTGAGGGTGGCGCAGACGACGATGGCTGGCTGCGGACAGGCGGCATGGCCGCAAGCCAGGAAGCCAGGGTGCGCGACGTCAGGACGGTTGATGAGAGCGGCAACCTAGGCGCAGCTGAGGAAGAGGATGAAATTCCTGACATGGaggacgacgaagacgacgaggaggCCATCATAAGAGATCCCCAGGCTGGCTCGAATACACAAGC CCCCCTACGAACCTACACCCTCTACATCACATACTCTGCTCACTACCGAACACCGCGACTCTACCTGTCCGGCTACGGCTCCACTTCAGTGCCACTCAAGCCACAGGAGATGATGGAGGATATTGTTGGAGATTACAAAGACAAGACAGTCACCATCGAGGACTTCCCGTTTTTCGAGCACGCGCTCAAGACTGCGTCAGTACATCCTTGCAAGCATGCTTCAGTGATGAAGGTGCTGTTGGACCGCGCAGATGCTGCTTTGAAGCTGAGACTTGCAAAGCTCAAGGCAGGCAAGGACGTGAGCAAGCTCGACAGCGGCATGGAGGCTCTCGTCGATGATACCAGGTTGTTGAAACTCACCGAGCAAGCAAAGAACAAGAGCGGAGAGGAGGCCAAAGATGATTGGGAAGTACTTGAGGAGCAGGATGACGAGGTGGCTATTCGGGTGGACCAGTACCTCGTCGTCTTCTTGAAGTTCATGGCCAG TGTAACGCCCGGCATTGAACATGATTTCACTATGGGTGTGTAA